AGGTCCCAATCGGAGACATTCATGACCACAACACTCCGCGCTCCAACTGGCCTCGTCACCAGAGATGGCGAAGGTCACGGCAATGTGTATGCCAAAGAGCCCCGCATGGAATATGCAACGGCGGATGCTGGCTGGGGCTTCCATTCACGAGCAGAAAAGCTCAATGGACGATTAGCAATGCTTGGATTCGTTGCTGCTATAGCCACAGAATTGCTGACTGGAGAAAGCTTGCTACGCGCCATTGGTCTTTGACGAGATCAACCCATATCAATTTATTGGATGACAAATATGAAATTTTTCTCGGCAATTGCTGCCCTCACCCTATTGACAACTCCAGCCCAAGCAAACACTGGAATGAAGCCCCCAAATCTCCTCATGGAGAAGCTCTATTACGCTGAAGGACGTCAACATCCTGACCATCCACTTCATGGATCGTTTTCGGGACTCTGTTGTGGTATAGATCGCTGAAGCGATCAACAGCTCCAAAGCCACGTGTGAGTCACCGAGAACGCAGAAAGGACAAAAGAATGGATGAATCAGCTAATGACTCTGATTCATCCAACAACACAATGATTAGCCTTACTTAGAGTATTGGGCCCACAAGTTAAAAACAAAT
The window above is part of the Synechococcus sp. WH 8020 genome. Proteins encoded here:
- a CDS encoding chlorophyll a/b-binding protein; the encoded protein is MTTTLRAPTGLVTRDGEGHGNVYAKEPRMEYATADAGWGFHSRAEKLNGRLAMLGFVAAIATELLTGESLLRAIGL